One Hyphomicrobium sp. CS1GBMeth3 DNA window includes the following coding sequences:
- a CDS encoding ABC transporter permease, giving the protein MDLFLSILLGIVIAATPLVFASIGELVAERSGVLNLGVEGMMVIGAIAAFAATYATGSYFLGGIAGALAGAAMGGLFGVLTLTLMSNQVATGLALTMFGLGLSALIGQSYSGISLGQFPKVDIPVLTDLPFIGPLLFGQDAFVYLSIALVLGVAWFLTKSRGGLILRAIGENHDAAHAIGYSVIGIRYLAVMFGGACAGLGGAYLSLVQTPLWVEKMTAGRGWIALALVVFASWRPLRLLAGAYLFGGITILQLHSQGLGIKIDAQILSMLPYLATILVLVIISRDRMKMKLNAPACLGKGFYATG; this is encoded by the coding sequence ATGGATCTTTTTCTCAGTATTCTGCTCGGTATCGTGATTGCAGCGACGCCGCTCGTGTTCGCTTCCATTGGGGAGCTCGTCGCGGAACGATCAGGGGTCCTGAACCTTGGTGTCGAGGGCATGATGGTGATCGGGGCGATCGCCGCCTTTGCCGCGACCTACGCAACGGGGAGCTACTTTCTCGGCGGTATTGCCGGGGCATTGGCAGGGGCCGCGATGGGCGGGCTTTTCGGCGTTCTGACGCTGACGCTGATGTCGAACCAGGTGGCGACGGGGTTGGCGCTCACGATGTTCGGCCTCGGTCTTTCGGCACTGATCGGCCAATCCTATTCCGGCATCTCACTCGGTCAGTTTCCGAAAGTCGATATCCCGGTTCTGACCGATCTGCCGTTCATCGGCCCGCTCCTGTTCGGGCAAGATGCGTTCGTCTATCTCTCCATCGCGCTTGTTCTCGGTGTGGCATGGTTTCTCACGAAGTCCCGCGGGGGTCTCATCCTGCGGGCGATCGGCGAGAATCACGATGCAGCCCATGCCATCGGATATTCGGTGATTGGCATTCGTTATCTCGCCGTCATGTTCGGTGGCGCCTGCGCAGGGCTTGGCGGCGCTTATCTGTCTCTGGTGCAGACGCCGCTCTGGGTCGAGAAGATGACGGCCGGGCGCGGCTGGATTGCGCTCGCGCTCGTGGTCTTCGCGTCGTGGAGGCCGCTGCGCCTGTTGGCGGGCGCCTATCTCTTTGGCGGCATCACAATCCTGCAGCTTCACAGTCAGGGACTCGGCATCAAGATCGATGCGCAGATCCTTTCGATGCTGCCCTATCTCGCGACCATTCTGGTGCTCGTGATCATCTCGCGCGACCGAATGAAGATGAAGCTCAATGCGCCTGCCTGTCTTGG
- a CDS encoding ABC transporter permease, which produces MLKLIPRKEPSKAMLYATPFVAVVLTVIAGFVLFTILGKDPARAMWLFFVKPLTSFNSLAELLVKATPLILIAVGLAIGFRAGVWNIGAEGQFTVGAITGGCVALAVYPDGGLWLLPLMSLAGAIGGMAWAAIPAFLRTRFNANEILVSLMLTYVAVLLLSLLVHGALRDPDGMNFPESRLFQDSALLPQLISGTRAHVGFLVALVAVIAAYVYLERLLVGFQVKVFGEAPRAARFAGYSERRIIWSCFMISGGLAGLAGLFEAAGPVGQLVPSLPVGYGFTAIIVAFLGRLHPLGILLAGLLMALTYIGGETAQIEMSLPSATTSVFQGMLLFFLLATDVLVNFRLVRVEKPAPVAAPAASAALHGAE; this is translated from the coding sequence ATGCTTAAGCTCATTCCGCGGAAAGAACCGTCGAAGGCCATGCTCTATGCGACGCCGTTCGTCGCCGTGGTGCTGACGGTGATTGCCGGGTTCGTGCTTTTCACGATCCTCGGCAAGGATCCTGCACGAGCCATGTGGCTGTTCTTCGTCAAGCCGCTGACGAGCTTCAACAGTCTCGCTGAGCTGCTCGTAAAAGCAACGCCGCTCATTCTGATCGCTGTCGGGCTTGCTATCGGCTTTCGCGCGGGTGTGTGGAACATCGGTGCCGAGGGCCAGTTCACGGTCGGTGCCATCACCGGCGGTTGCGTTGCGCTGGCGGTCTATCCGGACGGCGGCCTGTGGCTGTTGCCGCTGATGAGCCTTGCCGGCGCGATCGGGGGCATGGCGTGGGCGGCGATCCCGGCGTTCCTGAGAACGAGGTTCAACGCCAATGAGATCCTCGTGAGCCTGATGCTCACGTACGTGGCCGTTCTGCTCTTGAGCTTACTTGTGCATGGCGCGCTTCGCGATCCTGACGGCATGAACTTCCCGGAAAGCCGACTGTTTCAGGATTCAGCTCTGCTGCCGCAGCTCATTTCCGGGACGCGCGCGCACGTCGGCTTCCTCGTGGCGTTGGTCGCGGTGATTGCGGCTTACGTCTATCTCGAGCGGCTGCTCGTCGGTTTCCAGGTCAAGGTGTTCGGAGAGGCGCCTCGCGCTGCTCGCTTTGCCGGGTATTCGGAGCGGCGGATCATCTGGTCGTGCTTCATGATCTCGGGAGGCTTGGCGGGACTTGCCGGCCTCTTCGAAGCTGCGGGTCCGGTCGGGCAGCTCGTTCCGTCGCTTCCCGTCGGCTATGGATTTACCGCCATCATCGTCGCGTTTCTCGGACGTTTGCATCCGCTCGGCATTCTGCTCGCAGGGCTTCTGATGGCACTGACTTACATCGGCGGCGAGACTGCGCAGATCGAGATGAGCCTGCCGAGCGCAACCACGAGCGTGTTCCAGGGCATGCTGCTCTTTTTCCTGCTCGCAACTGACGTGCTTGTGAACTTCCGCCTGGTGCGGGTTGAGAAACCTGCGCCTGTTGCTGCGCCCGCTGCATCGGCGGCGCTGCATGGAGCCGAGTAG